The following coding sequences lie in one Porphyromonas asaccharolytica DSM 20707 genomic window:
- a CDS encoding Fe-S cluster domain-containing protein — protein MTILPTILVLVVIALISAVLLFITSKKFEVKEDPRIGEVAEVLPQANCGGCGHPGCAGFAKACCEASSLEGLWCPVGGEPVMTKVAAILGQSVAKSDPLVAVVRCNGTCEARPRVNTYIGARSCKIESTLYSGETGCSYGCLGNGDCVAVCDFDAIHMNPETGLPEVDEDKCTACGACVKACPKMIIELRKKGPKGRRLYVSCVNKDKGGVARKACANACIGCSKCFKVCQFEAITIDNNLAYIDHQKCRLCRKCAAECPTGAIHEINFPPRKEPAEKPAPADKPAPAMATAAASAAPAATSSTASVPQKD, from the coding sequence ATGACAATACTACCCACCATACTTGTCCTTGTAGTGATAGCACTCATAAGTGCCGTCCTACTCTTTATTACCTCCAAGAAATTTGAAGTAAAAGAAGATCCGCGCATCGGCGAGGTTGCTGAGGTCCTTCCTCAGGCCAACTGCGGTGGCTGTGGTCACCCTGGCTGTGCCGGCTTTGCCAAGGCTTGCTGCGAAGCCTCCTCTCTTGAGGGGCTCTGGTGCCCCGTGGGCGGAGAGCCCGTTATGACCAAAGTGGCAGCGATCCTCGGTCAAAGCGTTGCCAAGAGCGACCCACTCGTAGCGGTCGTGCGCTGTAATGGTACCTGCGAGGCACGTCCACGAGTCAATACTTATATAGGAGCTCGAAGCTGCAAGATCGAGTCGACTCTGTACAGTGGCGAGACGGGATGTAGCTACGGCTGTCTAGGCAATGGCGACTGTGTCGCTGTGTGCGACTTTGACGCGATCCACATGAACCCCGAGACGGGGCTCCCCGAGGTAGACGAAGATAAGTGTACCGCCTGTGGAGCGTGTGTCAAAGCTTGTCCGAAGATGATCATCGAGCTCCGCAAGAAGGGTCCCAAGGGACGCCGTCTCTACGTCAGCTGCGTTAATAAGGACAAGGGTGGCGTGGCACGTAAAGCCTGCGCCAACGCGTGTATCGGATGTAGCAAGTGCTTTAAGGTATGCCAGTTTGAGGCAATCACGATAGATAACAATCTCGCTTACATAGACCATCAGAAGTGTCGTCTATGTCGCAAGTGTGCGGCCGAGTGCCCGACGGGAGCTATCCATGAGATCAACTTCCCGCCACGCAAAGAACCTGCAGAAAAGCCAGCGCCAGCCGACAAGCCTGCTCCCGCCATGGCAACAGCCGCTGCCTCTGCAGCTCCTGCTGCTACCTCCTCAACAGCATCTGTACCTCAGAAAGATTAA
- a CDS encoding SoxR reducing system RseC family protein: MKSECIERNATVTAIQGGEVRLTVLRPSACSNCEAAGHCHASESRLETITIDRSQLPDEVAVGDQVSLEMRSSLGMRAVLLTMIIPTILIIAITVLLSYLEVGTLAQILIALGVAAAYMLLLWLLRDRFERTFAFIVRKK, translated from the coding sequence ATGAAGTCTGAATGTATAGAACGAAATGCCACCGTAACTGCCATACAAGGCGGAGAAGTGCGTCTCACGGTGCTACGTCCATCTGCTTGTAGTAACTGCGAGGCTGCGGGGCATTGCCACGCCTCAGAGAGCCGTCTGGAGACGATCACGATCGATCGCTCACAGCTACCAGACGAGGTGGCTGTCGGTGATCAGGTCTCTCTAGAGATGCGTAGCTCGCTGGGTATGCGTGCCGTACTCCTCACGATGATCATCCCTACGATTCTAATCATTGCTATAACCGTCCTCCTAAGCTACCTAGAGGTAGGTACGCTGGCTCAGATATTGATCGCTCTGGGTGTAGCCGCCGCATATATGCTCCTGCTATGGCTCTTACGTGACCGGTTTGAGCGAACCTTTGCCTTTATCGTGCGAAAAAAGTAA
- a CDS encoding aminotransferase class I/II-fold pyridoxal phosphate-dependent enzyme, whose amino-acid sequence MKKNTPSSTTTTCPPLQFDTSTWFAPELTKLSEHLNDRMVEMMRFYPESDYKTLRTMISKRNALHIDNIVITAGRTAAFYAIAEAFAGKKGVILVPSYQHYELATKRYGWQLTYLPEDIETQEIQLEGQEFCWICSPNNPTGRLRSRAELLELIGRYPSVYFVIDQSYATFTTQPTLTLSDVKGHPNIIFVSSFTQTYGLPGLRIGYVTADKKIIKEIQKVVDPWSVSTMAVEVAKYILIHPAQFTLPIRKWQRNALELETKLRQIDGLEVMPSDAPFFLVQIHCATAAELIKYLLEEHNIALYDATNLRGIKGEMVRITSRDATDNAKLLEAITAFCESR is encoded by the coding sequence ATGAAAAAGAACACTCCAAGCAGTACGACTACAACGTGTCCACCCTTACAATTTGACACCTCCACCTGGTTTGCCCCTGAGCTCACGAAGCTCTCAGAGCATCTCAACGATCGCATGGTCGAGATGATGCGCTTCTATCCAGAGAGCGACTACAAGACACTACGGACTATGATCTCCAAGCGCAATGCGCTACATATAGACAATATAGTGATCACGGCTGGCCGTACGGCAGCTTTCTACGCTATTGCAGAGGCTTTTGCAGGAAAGAAAGGAGTGATCCTCGTCCCCTCCTATCAGCACTACGAGCTGGCCACCAAGCGATACGGATGGCAGCTAACCTATCTGCCAGAAGATATTGAGACGCAGGAGATACAACTCGAGGGTCAGGAGTTTTGCTGGATCTGCTCGCCAAATAATCCTACGGGACGCTTGCGCTCTCGCGCTGAGCTGCTGGAGCTCATAGGGCGCTACCCATCGGTCTACTTTGTGATCGATCAGTCTTACGCAACCTTTACGACCCAGCCGACGCTTACACTGAGCGATGTAAAGGGACACCCTAACATTATTTTCGTCAGTTCGTTCACGCAGACGTATGGTCTGCCAGGACTACGCATCGGCTACGTAACAGCCGACAAGAAGATTATCAAGGAAATACAGAAAGTGGTCGACCCGTGGTCGGTCAGCACGATGGCCGTCGAGGTGGCTAAGTATATCCTGATTCACCCTGCACAGTTTACGCTCCCGATCCGCAAGTGGCAGCGCAATGCGCTCGAGCTAGAGACCAAACTTCGCCAGATAGATGGCCTCGAGGTGATGCCGAGCGATGCACCTTTCTTCTTAGTTCAGATACACTGTGCCACAGCCGCTGAGCTGATCAAATACCTGCTCGAGGAGCACAATATAGCGCTCTACGATGCGACCAATCTACGAGGGATCAAGGGCGAAATGGTGCGTATCACCTCTCGTGATGCGACAGACAATGCGAAGCTCTTAGAGGCTATCACAGCCTTCTGTGAGTCTAGGTAA
- the rsxC gene encoding electron transport complex subunit RsxC, with the protein MAKTFRIGGIHPHDHKISAGVPITVVAPPDEVVITLAQHIGAPATAVVNKGDKVRVGTLLGKAGGFVSANIHSSVSGTVTKVDQITDASGFKKPAVFIKVDGDEWVDYIDQTDTLVTDIELDAKQIIDRIAEMGIVGMGGATFPTHVKLSPPPGQSADYVIINAVECEPYLTSDDALMRVKAMEIMVGCAIIMKAANAPRTLIGIENNKPDAIRIMRDAAERAKEFLPEGQSIAVVPLKKRYPQGGEKQLIDALIRKQVASGALPISTGAIVQNVGTTFAIYEAVMKHKPLIERIITVTGRAIARPSNFKARIGTPMQTLIDAAGGYAEEPGKIIGGGPMMGRALVSTDIPVAKGSSGLLILSAKESTRPEMHDCIRCGKCVSVCPMGLNPAFLMRDTIYKDWESTEHNYIADCIECGSCSYTCPAGRPLLDYIRVGKQTVMGIMRARKK; encoded by the coding sequence ATGGCAAAGACATTTAGAATAGGGGGTATCCATCCCCATGACCATAAGATCAGCGCCGGGGTACCTATCACCGTTGTCGCTCCTCCAGACGAGGTGGTCATCACATTAGCACAGCATATTGGTGCGCCCGCCACCGCTGTCGTCAACAAAGGCGACAAGGTGCGCGTAGGTACGCTCCTAGGCAAGGCTGGCGGTTTTGTCTCCGCAAATATCCACTCCTCGGTCTCTGGCACCGTTACTAAGGTAGATCAGATCACTGACGCTAGCGGCTTTAAGAAGCCCGCCGTCTTTATCAAGGTCGATGGTGATGAGTGGGTGGACTACATTGACCAGACAGACACCCTTGTCACAGACATTGAGCTTGATGCCAAGCAGATCATCGACCGCATCGCTGAGATGGGCATCGTCGGTATGGGCGGTGCGACCTTCCCGACGCATGTTAAGCTGTCGCCGCCTCCTGGTCAGAGTGCCGACTACGTCATCATCAACGCCGTCGAGTGTGAGCCCTACCTCACGAGCGATGATGCGCTCATGCGTGTCAAGGCGATGGAGATCATGGTAGGCTGCGCGATCATCATGAAGGCTGCCAATGCTCCTCGCACGCTCATAGGCATTGAGAATAACAAACCCGACGCTATACGCATCATGCGTGACGCTGCGGAGCGTGCCAAAGAGTTCCTTCCCGAGGGACAAAGCATCGCCGTCGTACCGCTCAAGAAGCGCTACCCGCAAGGTGGCGAGAAGCAACTCATCGACGCCCTGATCCGCAAGCAGGTTGCCTCAGGTGCGCTACCTATCTCTACAGGTGCTATCGTGCAGAATGTCGGGACCACCTTCGCTATCTACGAGGCGGTCATGAAGCACAAGCCACTCATCGAGCGCATCATCACAGTCACCGGACGAGCTATCGCACGTCCGTCCAACTTCAAGGCACGCATCGGTACGCCTATGCAGACGCTTATCGACGCTGCGGGAGGTTATGCTGAGGAGCCTGGCAAGATCATCGGAGGTGGTCCTATGATGGGACGAGCACTTGTTAGCACCGACATACCCGTAGCCAAGGGTTCGTCAGGACTACTTATCCTCTCCGCCAAGGAGTCAACGCGCCCCGAGATGCACGACTGTATACGCTGCGGTAAGTGCGTATCGGTCTGTCCGATGGGCCTCAACCCCGCCTTCCTCATGCGTGACACGATCTACAAAGACTGGGAGAGTACCGAGCACAACTACATCGCCGACTGCATCGAGTGCGGCTCTTGTAGCTACACCTGCCCAGCAGGACGACCGCTCCTCGACTACATACGTGTCGGCAAGCAGACCGTCATGGGTATCATGCGAGCCCGCAAGAAGTAA